The following is a genomic window from Aeromonas sp. FDAARGOS 1405.
GTGTGCAAAACGTGGACTCCTCTTACAAGGGAAGAGCATTTTGCTGTTCCCGTTATCATTTCACGACCAATAGCTCTGCTAATGACGTTGTATATCTCGGGCTGAGCTGCTCCCGCTTCATCATCCATTCGCTGGTATCCCGTCCCCTTGTGCCAAAGTAGACCCTCCCGATTCCTTCCTGATTGATCTTGTCGATCACCTGCATCAGTGCATTGCTGCGTGGCACTTGTTGCTCGCTGGCGAACAGGTCGCCCTGTTGGATGCTGTCCGGGGTGAAGTCGGCCAGCATGACGCCACCTTTCTGGTAGCGGTGTCCATCTCGCCAGATGTTGGATAGGAGCGGTCCAATCAGGGCAAGCAGCGCCCTGGTGTCGCTGGTTGGGATGGCCACCCGGGTGCTAATCTGGTTGCCGTAGTATGGTTCTTTGTCATTGAATGGACTGGTGCGGATAAACAAGGTGACGTGACGACAGCGCATCCCTTCAGATCTAAGCTTCTCGGCGGCCCGTTCCATGTAGCCTGCAAGGGCCTGGTGCATGGCGCCGATCTGGGTGATGCGATCGCCAAAGCTCCGGCTGCAGATGATCTGTTGCTTGGCCTTGGCCATCTCTTCCAATTCGGCGCATGGGATCCCCCGCAGCTCCTGGACAGTTCGCTCGACGACGACCCCATATCTCCGCCGCAGGCTCTTGGTATCTGCTGAGACAAGCTCTGCCACGGTCCGGATCCCCTGTGATTCCAGTTTGGCGGTCAGCCGGCGGCCAATTCCCCACACTTCTTCAACCGGAGTAATAGCCATCAGCCTGGCTCGTCTTGCCTCATCGCGCAGGTCAACCACACCGCCGGTGGCTGGCCACTTCTTGGCGGCGTAGTTCGCCAGCTTTGCCAGGGTTTTTGTCGGCCCAATCCCGACTCCTACCGTGAGGCCTGTCCACTGCTGCACCCGTTCACGGATCTGGCGACCGTATACTGCCAGGTCACCTGCCCATGATTCGCTGAGCTCGATAAAGGCCTCATCGATGCTGTAAACCTCTACCGCCGGCGCCATGCCTTCCAGGGTCGTCATGACACGTTGCGACATATCGCCATAGAGGGCGTAGTTGCTGGAGAACCAGACGCCTCCCATGGCTTCAAAGAACTGGCGGATCTGGAAGTAGGGAACCCCCATCTTGATCCCCAGTGCTTTCGCCTCTGCCGAGCGGGCCACAATGCACCCGTCATTGTTGGAGAGCACTACGATAGGTCGCCCCTTCAGGTCTGGCCGGAACAGGCGTTCGCAGGAGGCGTAGAAGTTGTTCACATCTACCAGGGCAATAGCCTTCGGCATGGTTTACCCCAGCTTGGTCTTGTGGAGTACGAAAGTGACGACGCCGAATATCTCCAGCTCCTGGCCTTCCTGCAGGGTGATAGGCGGGAAATCTGGGTTGGCCGGGAGCAGTGCGGGGAAGGGGCGCTCTTGTAGCCGCTTGACGGTGAACTCCCCATCGAGGCAGGCCAGCACGATTGCGCCATGGCAGGGCTTGATTGCTCTATCCACGATCAGAAGATCCCCGTCATTGATGCCAGCATTCACCATGCTGTGTCCGCTGGCCCTGACATAGAAGGTGGCGGCAGGATGTTCGATACAGATCTGGTTTAAGTCGATGGTCTGCTCTACATAGTCCTGTGCCGGGCTGGGAAAGCCGCAAACGACAGGGGTGAGGAATAAAGGGAGTTCTATGATAGGTGCATCGGTCGCGTGGGGGATCATGGTAAGGGTGGCTGTATGAACATACAGTCATTCTAACTGAGGGATCCGGAAAGATCACTGGTCGGCGTTCGGGTCTTGGCAAGGCAAGGAGGTTCGCAGCCAATTAAGCTTGGCAGAGTCCGACCTGGTGAGTCTGTGCTCATATATGACGAAGGGGCAGCGCATGTGAATCAACTACATCCCGACTACCAGGGGGGTGCTGATGGAATACTTCGGGGTTGATGACCCCGGGTACGACTGGAAGGGGGAGGTGTGGCAGGACTACCAGGCCCCGATCCTGATCCAGCGAGATGGCCGGCGGCAGGCGCAGCCCGGCAGCAAGCACTACCCCACGATGAACGCCAGGGCCGAGCGCTGGCGGATCAGCATGGCCGACGGCATGCCCTTCGCGGTTGCAGGTATCTGGCGGGCATGGCAGGAGGAACAGGGCTACACCTTCAGTTTCTCCCAGCTCACGATCAATGCCGACACGCACCCGCTACTGCGGCGAATGCACAAGCCCGTAGACGAGAAGCGGAGCTTGGTCATCGTGTCGCTGGATGACTACGACACCTGGCTGGGGTGCAAGGACCCTGAACTGGCGCGAACTTACCAGGTTCAGCCGCTGATAGAGCAACTGACAGGGGGGCCGAAGCCACTTGTTTTCCAGGGCTGACGTTAGCCCAGTGTTAGACCTGACAAGAAATGAGCAAGGTTCGCATCGCTGCGAGCCTTGCTGTATCTGGTACTAAAAGAGGAGCCGAACCTGCAGCCTTCGCATTACGAGTACGGTGAGCACAAGGCGTAACAGCAGGCAGATAGCAAGCTGGACTTGTTTTTAACAGATATTAGAGGTGGCAGGAAACCTCTAAGGCCAAGTGTGGTGCTCTGTGGACGCTGATAACATAGGGAGATAAAGATGCAATACATGTATTGATAAAGGCATCAGATAAAAAGAGAAGAAGGCAGGCAGCACAAATTGCAAAGCGGTTTCGCTATCGAGGTGAGGACATGGCGATGTGTACCAGCTTCGCCAACAGTTGCTTCGCTACCCACACAGTTCTTTGTGTCAATGAGCTATCCCTAACGTGGATTAACTACCAGCATCCCAGCTTTTCCCTAAAGGTACCCATTAAAGCACCCAAGAACGCCGGATAAGCAAAAGGCGTAGCGGTTACTAACCTGCTACGCCTTGCTATATGTGGTGGCCCCTGGGGGACTTGAACCCACGACCAATCGATTATGAGTCGACTGCTCTGACCAACTGAGCTAAGGGGCCAAATTGTGCGTTTAGCGGCGTGGATTATAGGGGAAGAGGAAAGGGCAGTCTATAGGCATATCAACCACTTGGCGACTAATTGTCCAGCTTGATTGAGGGCGCAAAGAGGGTCGCAAGGGTAAATGCCAGACAAAACAAAGCCCCGCATGGCGGGGCTTTGGCAGAGTAGTTTGACACAGGGTCAGGACTATTCGTCCAGGAAGCTGCGCAGCACTTCCGAGCGGCTCGGGTGGCGCAGTTTGCGCAGTGCCTTGGCTTCGATCTGACGAATACGCTCACGGGTAACGTCGAACTGTTTGCCCACTTCCTCTAGGGTGTGGTCAGTGTTCATGTCGATACCGAAACGCATCCGCAGTACCTTGGCTTCACGGGCGGTCAGGCCAGCCAGCACTTCGCGGGTGGCGTTGCGCAGGCTTTCGCTGGTCGCCGCATCCGCTGGCAGAGCCAGGGTGGTATCTTCGATAAAGTCGCCCAAGTGGGAATCTTCATCATCACCGATGGGCGTCTCCATGGAGATCGGCTCTTTGGCGATCTTCAGTACCTTGCGGATCTTGTCTTCCGGCATGCCCATGCGCATGGCCAGCTCTTCCGGGTTCGGTTCGCGCCCCATCTCCTGCAGCATCTGACGGGAGATACGGTTGAGCTTGTTGATGGTCTCGATCATGTGTACCGGGATACGGATGGTACGGGCCTGATCCGCGATGGAGCGGGTAATGGCCTGACGGATCCACCAGGTAGCATAGGTCGAGAACTTGTAGCCACGACGGTATTCAAACTTGTCTACCGCCTTCATCAGACCGATGTTGCCCTCCTGGATCAGATCCAGGAACTGCAGACCGCGGTTGGTGTACTTCTTGGCGATAGAGATAACCAGACGCAAGTTGGCCTCAACCATCTCTTTCTTCGCACGGCGGGCCTTGGCCTCACCGATGCTCATGCGACGGTTGATATCCTTGATCTGGGCAATCGACAGACCGGTCTCTTCTTCAATCTGCTGCAGCTTGCCGATGGCGCGCTGAATATCCTCGTCCATTTCAACCAGACGTGGAGACCAGGCTTTGCCTGCCTGCTTCTGGTATTCGAACCAGGCCGTTTCACACTCGTTGTTGGTGAAGGCCGCGACGAAGGTTTTCTTAGGCATCTTGGCCTGCTCAACGCAGAGCTTCATGATGATGCGTTCCTGCACGCGAACGCGCTCCATCATTTCACGCATGTTATTGACCAGGCGATCGAACTGCTTGGGCATCAGGCGGAATTGACGGAATACATCGGCCAGCTGGGCGATGGCAGCCTGGGTATCTTCGTGCGCGCGACCATTCTTCTGAATGGAGAGACGGGTCACTTCATACTGGGCACGCAGTTCGCCGAACTTCTCGCGAGCGACTTCCGGATCCGGACCACCGTCACCGTCGTCGTCAGAGCTGTCGCCATCTTCGTCTTCGTCTTCTTCGTCCTCTTCATCTTCGTCGGCCAGATCGTCTTCGCCGAGTTCGGAACCGATATGCGTGGCGGTAGGCGCCATATCTTCAGTTTCGTTCGGGTCAATAAAGCCAGAGATGATGTCAGAGAGACGCAGCTGCTCGGCTTCGTACTTGTCGTACTGTTCGAGCAGGTAAGTAATTGCTTCAGGGTACTCGGCTACGGAGCTTTGTACCTGGTTGATACCGTCTTCGATCCGCTTGGCGATGTCGATTTCGCCTTCACGGGTCAGCAGTTCGACGGTACCCATTTCCCGCATGTACATGCGGACGGGATCGGTCGTGCGACCAATCTCAGATTCAACAGATGCCAGAGCCTGGGCCGCTGCTTCGGCAGCGTCCTCATCGGCGGTCCCCCCTTCAGCCATGATCAAGTCATCGGCATCCGGAGCGTTTTCAACCACTTGAATGCCCATATCGTTGATCATCTGAATGATGTCTTCGATCTGGTCTGAATCGACAATATCTTGCGGGAGGTGATCGTTCACCTCGGCATAGGTCAGGTAGCCCTGTTCTTTACCTTTGGCAACGAGGAGTTTAAGCTGAGACTGCGGGGTTTGCTCCATAGAACTCATCCGGTTGGTGCTGCTAGGTTGCGCGTACAGTGCGCTGCTGCGCAAATAGCCAATTCTAATAGAAAACCGCCAGACATGCTATGTCTGGTTGCGGCGTCGGTCATGAGAAACCCCTGCCCGCAGTATTGTCTGCGCCAGGCGGTTATAAATTTTTTGCTTTTCATCCCGTCGATTCGGGCAACGCTATCCATATTGGGACTAATCACTCAAATATCAAGCCCCACTCTCATATCTTTTCTCAATTTGCACCTCTCTGAGCAGCATTACCAGCTCTTGGGTTTCTTCGGAGCTTAGTCCTTCCTGAGCCACTTTGGTCTGTAATTCTTCGATCCGCTGTTTAAGAAACATATTGATGAAGCCAACAAAGGTATCCTGCAACTCCCCGAGAATATCGGGTTCCTGATCGAGTTTGATCTCCTCGAACAGGTCGTGCATTGCCAGCTGGGCGAGAATGTCCCCCTCCTTGGTGCCACGCCAGTGTTCCAGCAGGATACCAGTAGTGATACCGGGCTGTGCCAGGATCTGCTGGTGCAGTTGTAGCAGGAACTTGATGCCCTGCACGCGCAGTCCAGCTAACTCAGGCATGGGGGGAAGCTCGGCCGTCACTGCCGGATATTGCACCATCAGCGCCAGCGCACGCCGCAGTGGCGTTAGCTTGGCTGCCTTGGGTTTGTTGACCTCGGCCTTGGGCTGACTGTTGCGAGCAAAGAGCTCGGCGATGCGCTGCTTGTTCTCGCCCCAACGCATCATGCTGGAGAGACGAGTGATCAGCCCTTCGCGGGTAAACCCTTCCGGAACGCGACGAATAAGCTCGGCGGCCTTGTTGGCCACTTCGAACTTGCCTGCCTCACCCGAAAGTGCGGCATCCCGGCCGAGACGCTCGAACATGAAGTCGGCGAACGGTTGGGCTTCATCGAGCAGGGCTTCAAAACCCTCCTTGCCGATCTGGCGTACCAGCGAGTCGGGATCCTCGCCATCGGGCAGGAACACGAACTTCAGCTCGCGGCCATCCTGCAGATGAGGGAGGGCATTATCCAGCGCGCGCCAGGCCGCTTCACGACCGGCGTTGTCACCGTCGTAGCAGCAGACTACCTCGGCGGTGGTGCGAAACAGGGTGTGGATATGGTCGCTGGTCGTTGCAGTACCCAGCGCCGCCACCGCATAGTCGATGTCGTACTGACCGAGTGCCACCACATCCATGTAGCCTTCCACCACCAGGATCCGGCGTGGATCCTTGTGTGCCTGCTTCACCTCGTAGAGACCGAACAGCTCCCTCCCTTTATGGAAGATGGGGGTCTCCGGCGAGTTCAGGTACTTGGGGGTGCCATCACCCAGCACCCGGCCACCGAAACCGATGACCCGGCCACGCTTGTCGCGGATCGGGAACATGATGCGATCGCGGAAACGGTCATAGCTGCCCGGGCCATTGTCACGGGTGATCAGCATGCCGCCCGAGATAAGCAGCTGTTCGTGATCCCGGCTGGCGCCGAAGCGGCGGCGTACCTGATCCCAGTCACTTGGGGCATAACCGATGTTGAAGCGCTTGACCACTTCACCGGTCAGGCCGCGTCCCTTGAGGTATTCCACCGCATGGGGAGCGCTCTTGAGATTGCTCTCGTAGAAGCGGGCGATCTGGTGCATCAGCTCGAACAGATCCTTGCTGACGGCGGGCTGGCTATTGGCCGAGCCGCCGATGCTCTGCTCGCGAGGTACCTGCATGCCTTGCATGCTGGCGAGCTCTTCGATGGCATCGGGAAATTCGAGACCGTCGTACTCCATGACAAAGCCGATGGCATTGCCGTGGGCGCCACAACCGAAACAGTGGTAGAACTGCTTCTCCTGGCTGACCGTAAAAGAGGGGCTTTTTTCGTTATGAAAAGGGCAGCAAGCCTGGTAATTCTTACCGGCTTTTTTCAGCCGCACTCGCGAGTCGATCAGCTCGACTATGTCTGTGCGTACGAGCAGATCGTCGATAAAGGATTGGGGGATCCTGCCTGCCATAACCGTCCTGTTTCATTGCGGAGAAAATAAAAAAGCCGCGCATTCCAAGGGAAGCACGGCTTCTTCGACCAAACAAGAGAGTTGCCTGTTACGCCAAGCGGGTTTTCACCTGAGCACTGACGGCGCCGACATCGGCACGCCCCTGAATTTTCGGCTTCAAGACAGCCATGACCTTGCCCATATCAGCCATGATGGCAGCACCACTTTCAGTGATGGCTTGCTCGATCAGGGCGGCAATTTCATCTGCGGTCAGCTGTTGCGGCAGGAATTCCTGCAACACAACGATCTCGGCGGACTCTTTGTCGGCGAGATCCTGGCGACCGGCAGCTTCAAATTGGCTGATGGAATCGCGGCGCTGTTTGACCATTTTGGTCACGACAGCGAGGATATCCTCATCATTCAGCTCGATACGGGTATCGACTTCACGTTGCTTGATTTCTGCCATCAACAAGCGGATCGCTCCCAGACGTGCCTTATCTTTGGCAAGCATAGCGAGCTTTTGCTGATCCTTGAGTTGATCCTTCAGAGACACGGCAATATCTCCCGATTAGTACAGGCGGATACGACGTGCGTTTTCGCGAGACAGCTTCTTGGCGTGACGCTTGACAGCAGACGCTTTGGCGCGCTTACGAATGGTAGTCGGCTTCTCGTAGAACTCACGGCTACGAACTTCGGACAGGATACCGGCTTTTTCGCAAGAACGCTTGAAACGACGCAGAGCAACGTCAAACGGCTCATTTTCACGGACTTTGATTACTGGCATGTGCCTTTCACCTCAGTGATAAATTGTTAGCTGACCTTCAATCGATCAGCATGTCTTAAAATGGTGCGAAATTATACTCTGGACAGGGAATGAAAGTAAACCCGCAGAGATCGCTCTGGTTTAAAAAACCCGCGAAGGTTACCATAGCCGTCTCATTTTAGCAGTGAAATTTTTTAGCAATGCGTGTATTGGGCATAGAGACATCCTGTGACGAAACCGGGATCGCGATCTTCGACGATCAAAAAGGGATCCTTTCCCATCAGTTATACAGCCAGGTCAAGCTGCATGCGGACTACGGTGGCGTCGTCCCCGAACTCGCCAGCCGGGATCATGTTCGCAAGACGATCCCGTTGATCCAGGCCGCATTGCAAGAGGCGGGACTGGGCAAAGATGACATCGATGGCATCGCGTATACCGCGGGGCCGGGTCTGGTTGGCGCCATTCTGGTGGGGGCGACCATTGGCCGCTCGCTGGCGATGGCGTGGAACAAGCCGGCTATCGCCGTCCATCATATGGAAGGGCACCTGCTGGCCCCCATGCTGGAAGAGAAAGCCCCCGAGTTTCCCTTCGTGGCGCTGCTGGTCTCCGGTGGTCACTCCATGTTGGTGCGGGTTGACGGCATCGGCAGCTATCAGCTGTTGGGGGAATCCATCGATGATGCTGCTGGCGAAGCGTTCGACAAGACCGCCAAGCTGATGGGGCTGGACTATCCAGGTGGTCCGCTGCTCTCCCGTCTGGCCGAGAAGGGCACTACCGGGCGCTTCCACTTCCCTCGTCCGATGACAGATCGTCCCGGGCTCGACATGAGCTTCTCCGGCCTGAAGACCTTCACCGCCAACACTATCGCCGCCAACGGTGACGATGAGCAGACCCGCGCCGATATCGCCCGTGCGTTTGAAGATGCTGTGGTCGATACCCTGGCCATCAAGTGCCGTCGCGCCTTGAAAGAGACCGGCCTCACGCGCCTGGTGGTTGCTGGCGGCGTCAGTGCCAACCGTCATCTGCGTGCCCAGCTGGCCGAGCTGATGGAGAGCCTCAAGGGCGAGGTGTTCTATCCGCGCACTGAATATTGCACTGATAACGGCGCCATGATCGCTTACGCCGGTATGCAGCGCCTGAAAGCGGGCGTGTTTGAGCCGTTGGCGGTCAAAGCCGTGCCGCGCTGGCCGCTGGATACCCTGGATCCGGTCTGATCCGACGGATCCCGCCTTCTGGCGTGGTGGTGAGTACCATGTGGTCTACTGCTCCTGCAATTCGGCAGCGGCGGTTATAGCGCCGTTGGCACGCTGTTGTGGTGTCTGCTGTCGCCGTGGTTGAGCCATCCGGATAAGAGGTCAGCCCTCTTGCTGCCAGACAGCCAAGCCAACCACAGAGTAAAAAGAGATAAAAAAATCCCCGCCAACTGGCGGGGATTTTTGTTTGGTGATCGGCAGGCGATGAATTACAGCAGGATGCCGCCGAAGAAGAAGCCCAGTGCCACGGCGATGGCGATGGTGGCGGTGCCCGGTACGAAGAAGGGGTGGTTGAAGACCGCCTTACCGATACGGGTGGAGCCGGTGTCGTCCATCTCTACCGCGGCCAGCAGGGTCGGGTAGGTCGGCAGTACAAACAGGGCGCTCACAGCTGCGAAGGAGGCAATCGCAGTCAGCGGGCTGACACCCAGTGCCAGTGCGGCAGGCATCAATGCTTTGGTGGTCGCACCTTGTGAATAGAGCAGCATGGCGGCGAAGAACAGCACCACGGCCAGCAGCCAGGAGTACTGGTTCAGCAGGTCGCCGGCGATCAGCTGGATGGTGTCCATGTTGCCTTTCACGAAGACGTTACCCAGCCAGGCCACACCCAGTACGCAGATACAGGCGGACATACCGGACTTGAAGGTCGGCATGTTGGTCACTTGAGTTGCGTCCAGTTTGCACACCAGAGTCATGATGGTGGCCGCGGCCAGCATGATGCCCATGATGGCGCCATCGCGGGGGATCGGCGGGTTGGTGATCAGGCCTACTTTACCGGAGATGGCAGTGGCATAAGCCATGACAGCAACGATGGCAGCGATGAAGATCCAGACAGACAGTTTGGCGTACGGTTTGATCTCGAGCTTGGTAGTACCACGCAGTTTGATCAGGCCCTTGGCTTTACGCTCCAGATAGACTTCGTCCTGCTCCAGCGGCTTGCCCATCATGTTGGCAATGAAGGCGCCCAGGATACAGGCCAGGAAGGTAGAGGGGATGCAGATGGCCAGCAGGGTAAGGTAGTCAACACCGAACGGCTCGAGCATACCGGAGAAGGCAACCACAGCGGCAGAGATCGGGGAAGCTGTGATGGCGATCTGGGAGGCGACAACCGCGATGGAGAGCGGACGGGATGGGCGGATCCCTTGCTCTTTGGCCACTTCAGCGATCACCGGCAGGGTAGAGAAGGCGGTATGACCGGTACCGGCCAGCATGGTCATCAGGTAGGTGACCACAGGGGCGGCGAAGGTGATGTATTTGGGGTTCTTACGCAGCGCTTTTTCTGCCAGGAAGACCAGGTAGTCCATCCCGCCAGCCAGTTGCATACAGGCGATGGCACAGATGACGGATGCGATGATCATGATCACATCCCAAGGGATGTAGCTGACCAGTTGATCGCTCGGGATGGGCATGCCCAGACCCCACGTCAAGACCAGTACCCCCAGACCACCGGCAAAGCCGATGCCGATGCTGCCTATCCGGGCCCCCAGATAGATAGCGGCGAGCACGACAAGTAACTCGATTCCAATCATAGCGATAACTCCATTTTTTAGTTTTTGGTTTTTATTTGGCAAAAAGCCAATTCCCGATCGGGCTGGGGATAAAGACCAATCGGGAACTGACTTTATGGGCCGGGAAGATCCCGGCCCATACTCGCTTATACGGCAGCTTCGCGGGTGAAACGCTTGGCTTTGTATTGCGGGTTCATCAGGTTCTCGATGGAGAGAATTTCGTCCAGCTGCTCGGCGCTCAGCAGGCCACGCTCAAGAACGACTTCGCGGACGTTCTTGCCGGTCTGGGCACAGATCTTGCCGACGATATCCCCTTCGTGGTGGCCGATGAAGGGGTTCAGGTAGGTCACGATACCGATGGAGTTCAGCACGTGATTCATGCAGATTTCCGGGTTGGCGGTGATACCTTCCACGCACTTCTCGCGCAGGGAAATACAGGCTTTTTCCATCAGGCTCAGGGATTCGAACATCGCCTGACCAATCACCGGCTCCATGACGTTCAGCTGCAGCTGACCGGCTTCGGCGGCGAAGGTGATGGTGATGTCGTTACCGAATACCTTGAAGCAGGATTGGTTGACCACTTCCGGGATAACCGGGTTGACCTTGGCCGGCATGATGGAGGAACCCGCCTGCATTTCCGGCAGGTTGATCTCTTTCAGTGCAGTGCGCGGGCCGGAGGAGAGCAGACGCAGGTCGTTACAGATCTTGGACAGCTTCATAGCCAGACGCTTGATGGCGCCGTGCAGCATGACGTAGGCGCCACAGTCTGAGGTCGCTTCGATCAGGTCTTCTGCCGGCACATAGGCACGACCGGTGATCTCGGCCAGACGCTTGATAGCCAGTGCAGAGTACTCGGGCGGAGTGTTCAGACCGGTACCGATGGCGGTTGCGCCCAAGTTCACTTCCAGCAGCAGCTCCTGGCAACGCTTGATGGATTTGATCTCTTCACGCAGGGTCACGGCGAACGCGTGGAACTCCTGACCCAGGGTCATCGGAACCGCATCTTGCAGCTGGGTACGACCCATCTTCAGGATGTTTTTGAACTCTTTCGCTTTGGCATCGAATGCCGCGATCAGGTGCTCCAGCGCATGCAGGGTCACGTCAGTGCTGTTGACCACAGCAACGCGGAAACCGGTGGGGTAGGCATCGTTGGTGGACTGGCACTTGTTGACGTGGTCGTTCGGGTTGATGACGTCGTAACGGCCTTTCTCCAGACCCATGATTTCCAGGGCGATGTTGGCCAGTACTTCGTTGGTGTTCATGTTGACGGAGGTGCCGGCACCACCCTGGTAAACGTCGACCGGGAACTGGTCGAAGCATTTGCCGGTGTTCAGCATCAGGTCGCAGGCTTCTACGATCTTGTCAGCAATTTCAGGACGGATGGTACCCAATTCACCGTTTGCCAGCGCAGCGGCTTTCTTGGTCAGCACCATACCGCGGACGAATTCCGGAACGTCAGAAATCTTCTGAGAGCTGATCTTGAAGTTCTCGACAGCGCGCAGGGTGTGCACACCGTAGTAGAGATCATTGGAAACTTCTTTGGTGCCCAGCAGGTCTTCTTCAATGCGGACGTTCTTGATGTCGCTCATTGTAATGCCTCAGAAATCAGATAAATGGAAAAATCCTCACCGAGTGGTCGCGAGTTCCTTGCGCACAGCTCATCCTGAAGCACCACACATCGAGTGGGGCGGTTGGGAGAATGACCTCCCGAAAAACTAATCAATATACTACTCCAATTGAGGTATCGGTTATTAGAGGTGGATCACTAAATTTGCGACATTTTCAAATTACTTTGAGGAAAGTACACATATGTTATGAAGTTTTTATCATGATGATTTTTATAAATTTTTGTGACTTTTTGCTGATTTTTTAGATTGCTGATGACGTAGGAGTCAGTTGACCAACTTGAAAAGAGGGGGGGCGCCCCCATTTATTCAGGGCAGAAAGTGGTGATGACGGGGCGGCAAAATCGTCTCTGACCATCGTTGGATGGGCGCCACTTCTTCTCAATTTACCGGTGCTGGAGTGGATATGGGCAAGTTGTTTTTGTTGTTGGTGGGTCTGGTTGTACTGGAACTCACCGTGATGATCGAGGTCGGCTCGGTAATCGGGGCGCTGCCGACTGTCGGCTTGCTCATACTGACTGCGGTATTGGGCTCCTCGCTGGTGCGCAGTGAAGGGATCAAGACCCTGTTCAGCGCCCAGCAAAAGATGCAGATGGGCGAGATGCCGGGCCGTGAGGTGATGGGGGGCATGATGCTGGCATTGGCTGGCTTGCTGCTGATTATCCCGGGTTTCGTGACCGACATTTTCGGTGTGCTGTTGCTGCAACCCTGGCTGCGCAACAAACTGGCTGACAAGCTGATCGGCAGCAGCCAGTTCCGGATGCAGATGGGTGGTTTCCAGCGTACTCAATCGCCGTTTGGCAACGCACCGTCCGATGATCATCTGGGGAACGCCAAGCAGGGCGGCACCACCATCGAAGGCGAATTTGAGCGCAAAGAGTAATCGACGAGACGAAAACCCGAGGCGAGTGACTGAATCAGGGTTTGCCCTGATGGCACAAGGCCTCGAAGCGGTGTCGGGCATACCACCACGCGAGGGTGCCCGCCGCCAGATTGGCCAGCAGTATCCCCAGATATATCCCCTGTTCTCCCCCCAGCTTTGCCCCCAGCCAGGCTCCTGGCAACAGAAAACCAAACAGCCGCAATCCGTTGAACAAGAACGAGATACTGGATGCTCGCACGCCATTGAGTGCCGAGGCCAGCAGCATCACCATGCCCTGAAAGCCGTAACCGATGGGCACCAGATGCAGATAGAGAATGATGAGGCGAATGACCTGCGGATGATCGCTGAACAGATTGGCGATGAGTGGCGCCAGTAGCCAGGTCAGGCCATAGATGGCGAGCTGGAACAGCAACGCAAACCCCATGCAGCTCTGCAGTGCAGCTTTGGCGCGGGCCGGATTGCCAGCGCCGCAGTTTTGCGAGATGAAAGGGGCCAGTACGGAGGCGAGGGCCATCATCACAATTAGCAACAGCGCCTCGACCCGCGACGCGGCGCCGTAAGCGGCCACCACCTCGGTAC
Proteins encoded in this region:
- the tsaD gene encoding tRNA (adenosine(37)-N6)-threonylcarbamoyltransferase complex transferase subunit TsaD, with the translated sequence MRVLGIETSCDETGIAIFDDQKGILSHQLYSQVKLHADYGGVVPELASRDHVRKTIPLIQAALQEAGLGKDDIDGIAYTAGPGLVGAILVGATIGRSLAMAWNKPAIAVHHMEGHLLAPMLEEKAPEFPFVALLVSGGHSMLVRVDGIGSYQLLGESIDDAAGEAFDKTAKLMGLDYPGGPLLSRLAEKGTTGRFHFPRPMTDRPGLDMSFSGLKTFTANTIAANGDDEQTRADIARAFEDAVVDTLAIKCRRALKETGLTRLVVAGGVSANRHLRAQLAELMESLKGEVFYPRTEYCTDNGAMIAYAGMQRLKAGVFEPLAVKAVPRWPLDTLDPV
- the aspA gene encoding aspartate ammonia-lyase, with protein sequence MSDIKNVRIEEDLLGTKEVSNDLYYGVHTLRAVENFKISSQKISDVPEFVRGMVLTKKAAALANGELGTIRPEIADKIVEACDLMLNTGKCFDQFPVDVYQGGAGTSVNMNTNEVLANIALEIMGLEKGRYDVINPNDHVNKCQSTNDAYPTGFRVAVVNSTDVTLHALEHLIAAFDAKAKEFKNILKMGRTQLQDAVPMTLGQEFHAFAVTLREEIKSIKRCQELLLEVNLGATAIGTGLNTPPEYSALAIKRLAEITGRAYVPAEDLIEATSDCGAYVMLHGAIKRLAMKLSKICNDLRLLSSGPRTALKEINLPEMQAGSSIMPAKVNPVIPEVVNQSCFKVFGNDITITFAAEAGQLQLNVMEPVIGQAMFESLSLMEKACISLREKCVEGITANPEICMNHVLNSIGIVTYLNPFIGHHEGDIVGKICAQTGKNVREVVLERGLLSAEQLDEILSIENLMNPQYKAKRFTREAAV
- the rpsU gene encoding 30S ribosomal protein S21, with product MPVIKVRENEPFDVALRRFKRSCEKAGILSEVRSREFYEKPTTIRKRAKASAVKRHAKKLSRENARRIRLY
- a CDS encoding anaerobic C4-dicarboxylate transporter; this translates as MIGIELLVVLAAIYLGARIGSIGIGFAGGLGVLVLTWGLGMPIPSDQLVSYIPWDVIMIIASVICAIACMQLAGGMDYLVFLAEKALRKNPKYITFAAPVVTYLMTMLAGTGHTAFSTLPVIAEVAKEQGIRPSRPLSIAVVASQIAITASPISAAVVAFSGMLEPFGVDYLTLLAICIPSTFLACILGAFIANMMGKPLEQDEVYLERKAKGLIKLRGTTKLEIKPYAKLSVWIFIAAIVAVMAYATAISGKVGLITNPPIPRDGAIMGIMLAAATIMTLVCKLDATQVTNMPTFKSGMSACICVLGVAWLGNVFVKGNMDTIQLIAGDLLNQYSWLLAVVLFFAAMLLYSQGATTKALMPAALALGVSPLTAIASFAAVSALFVLPTYPTLLAAVEMDDTGSTRIGKAVFNHPFFVPGTATIAIAVALGFFFGGILL
- a CDS encoding FxsA family protein, with amino-acid sequence MGKLFLLLVGLVVLELTVMIEVGSVIGALPTVGLLILTAVLGSSLVRSEGIKTLFSAQQKMQMGEMPGREVMGGMMLALAGLLLIIPGFVTDIFGVLLLQPWLRNKLADKLIGSSQFRMQMGGFQRTQSPFGNAPSDDHLGNAKQGGTTIEGEFERKE